A single Oncorhynchus kisutch isolate 150728-3 linkage group LG19, Okis_V2, whole genome shotgun sequence DNA region contains:
- the LOC109864702 gene encoding GDNF family receptor alpha-4: MLLLGILLNIFIRGVVPSLSPLPLGFVDCVEAERGCKEDPRCKELYMTLEYCASEEALAPLGNKASIECLEALSGLHYLPLLACKCQRGARREEHCLKVYWSIRILQGYDDFEGSPYEDSPVESSRMASLVAAASSLLLDGQNVCLKAAQDCGLYEKCGSLRSEYVLACTKHAPGSDHCNRQKCHRALRRFLERVPEEYSLGLLFCPCTDKLCGERRRKTIVPSCSYQERDWIQPNCLLLQSFCRRDQLCRSRLADFQHNCQPSGHSPSSCIRESGAVCLKSYAALIGTIMTPNYVSNSTVDVDLWCNCEGSGNQWQDCLRIQHMFTNNPCLENSISTMGSSSPRPVESTFPPPSRPSPLDQQNELSNNAQDELSNNAVEQSEEEEDMEEEEGGQFDVIPLYAEKATVSNLGSGGGEVSPRLSIGPPPSLLLLLLLLSASLSWG, from the exons GTGTGGTCCCCTCCTTGTCGCCCCTCCCCCTTGGCTTTGTAGACTGTGTGGAGGCAGAGAGGGGGTGTAAGGAAGACCCCCGGTGTAAGGAGCTGTATATGACCCTGGAGTACTGTGCATCCGAGGAGGCGTTGGCTCCGCTGGGGAACAAGGCCAGCATAGAGTGCCTGGAGGCCCTGAGCGGCCTGCACTACCTCCCTCTGTTGGCCTGCAAGTGTCAGCGCGGTGCACGCAGAGAGGAGCACTGCCTCAAAGTCTACTGGAGCATCAGGATCCTGCAGG GTTATGATGACTTTGAGGGGTCTCCCTATGAGGACTCGCCAGTGGAGTCTTCTCGAATGGCCTCCTTAGTGGCAGCAG cctcctctcttcttctagaTGGACAGAACGTATGTCTGAAGGCAGCCCAGGACTGTGGTCTGTATGAGAAATGTGGTTCCCTGAGGTCTGAGTACGTCCTGGCCTGCACCAAGCATGCCCCAGGCTCGGACCACTGCAACAGGCAGAAGTGCCACCGGGCGCTGCGGCGCTTCCTGGAGCGCGTTCCGGAGGAGTACAGCCTGGGGTTGCTGTTCTGCCCCTGTACTGACAAACTGTGTGGGGAGAGACGCAGGAAGACCATTGTCCCTTCCTGTTCCTACCAGGAGAGAGACTGGATACAGCCCAACTGTCTGCTTCTGCAGAGCTTCTGCAGGAGGGACCAACTCTGCAG gtCCAGACTGGCTGATTTCCAGCATAACTGCCAGCCCTCTGGCCATTCCCCTTCTAGCTGTATCAGAGAGAGTGGAGCTGTGTGCCTCAAATCCTACGCCGCACTGATCG GCACTATCATGACCCCCAACTACGTCAGCAACAGCACTGTGGATGTGGACTTGTGGTGCAACTGCGAGGGCAGTGGCAACCAATGGCAGGACTGCCTGAGGATTCAGCACATGTTCACCAACAACCCCTGTCTGG aGAACTCCATCAGTACCATGGGTAGCTCCTCCCCTCGGCCAGTGGAGAGCACTTTTCCCCCGCCCTCTCGCCCCTCCCCCTTGGACCAGCAGAATGAGCTCAGCAACAACGCCCAGGATGAGCTCAGCAACAACGCT gtggagcagagtgaggaagaggaggatatggaggaggaggaggggggtcagTTTGACGTGATCCCTCTCTATGCTGAGAAGGCCACGGTGTCCAACCTGGGTTCTGGGGGTGGGGAGGTGTCCCCACGTCTTTCCATcggcccccctccctccctgctgctgctgcttctgctaCTGTCTGCCTCTCTGAGCTGGGGGTAA